A stretch of the Actinoalloteichus fjordicus genome encodes the following:
- a CDS encoding M23 family metallopeptidase, which produces MSRHRTAGGANPSSPVIDKALEERSPRPRGSHRLPPPPSMRGKLVVAAVAAGAFVTAGQSAMLGSERSEHQTVDEVAPLAAGGASASFTGVGGTMPAPEVLPIVQDVAPDAAVGQMVKSTQMEVEVVAAEEEAARPKFWVPSVGSFTSGYGLRSFGSRFNENHLGIDIANAIGTPIYAAHDGVVTTAGSASGFGLWVKVQAADGTTTVYGHIDSFSVRPGQIVQAGEQIAQMGNRGDSTGPHLHFEVWAPGSNQKIDPQAWLAERGVYL; this is translated from the coding sequence TTGTCTCGACATCGCACCGCAGGCGGCGCCAACCCGTCGTCTCCCGTCATCGACAAGGCACTGGAAGAACGCTCCCCGCGCCCCCGAGGTTCGCACCGTCTGCCACCGCCGCCCTCGATGCGAGGCAAGCTGGTCGTGGCCGCCGTCGCCGCCGGAGCCTTCGTCACGGCAGGCCAGTCCGCGATGCTCGGCAGCGAGCGCTCCGAGCATCAGACGGTCGACGAGGTGGCCCCGCTCGCCGCAGGCGGCGCGAGCGCGTCGTTCACCGGTGTCGGTGGCACGATGCCCGCTCCCGAGGTGCTTCCCATCGTCCAGGACGTCGCCCCCGACGCGGCCGTCGGACAGATGGTCAAGAGCACCCAGATGGAGGTGGAGGTCGTCGCCGCCGAGGAGGAGGCGGCCCGCCCCAAGTTCTGGGTTCCCTCGGTCGGCAGCTTCACCTCCGGTTACGGCCTCCGCTCCTTCGGGAGCCGCTTCAACGAGAACCACCTCGGCATCGACATCGCCAACGCGATCGGCACGCCCATCTACGCCGCCCACGACGGAGTCGTCACCACGGCGGGCTCCGCGAGCGGCTTCGGTCTGTGGGTCAAGGTGCAGGCTGCGGACGGCACGACGACCGTCTACGGCCACATCGACTCCTTCTCCGTGCGTCCGGGCCAGATCGTCCAGGCAGGCGAGCAGATCGCCCAGATGGGCAATCGAGGCGACTCCACGGGGCCGCACCTGCACTTCGAGGTGTGGGCGCCGGGCAGCAACCAGAAGATCGACCCCCAGGCTTGGCTGGCCGAGCGCGGCGTCTACCTCTGA
- a CDS encoding MFS transporter, which translates to MSAARLGSRFWTLFSATTISNLGDGIGRVALPLLAATLTRDPVLVGSLVSFSFVPWLLFALLSGALVDRMDRRKAMIGANLVRALIVGGLGLVVLTGSAAIWMLYIAAFLLGAAETLYDSAARAMLPAVIDRDQLETGNGRMEASEVVSQEFVGAPLGSVLFVLVAAGPFLANSAGFLLAALLLVALPGSYRAKPEPVSKPQPVAGIEAAAGTGPASETAAAREQPAQTDGQVQGATRSLRKEIGEGLRWLWSHRLLRTLMLLTGLVTVALEASMAMVVLLVVDELNLSEAVFGLFALAMGLGGLLAGLLAGAVTSRLPRAVILVASVAVTGLSLLLVGVFPVPVWAAVMLAVSALSIVLFNVITMSLRQAIIPAHLFGRVQGAWRTVVWGLMPFGGLLGGLVAAMAGLRAVYLVSGIAQLLIAAAFWVLVRRPDIDLENLHSPTEPGPASVRTGGGQDETAEGVAGDGADSGGQPAERRS; encoded by the coding sequence GTGAGCGCGGCTCGGCTCGGGTCGCGGTTCTGGACACTGTTCAGCGCGACCACGATCTCCAATCTCGGTGACGGCATCGGGCGGGTGGCACTGCCGTTGTTGGCGGCCACCTTGACCCGCGATCCGGTGCTGGTCGGCAGCCTCGTGTCGTTCAGCTTCGTCCCGTGGCTGTTGTTCGCGCTGCTCAGCGGCGCTCTGGTCGACCGGATGGATCGCCGGAAGGCGATGATCGGTGCCAACCTGGTCCGCGCGCTGATCGTCGGCGGGCTCGGCCTGGTGGTGCTCACCGGCTCGGCGGCCATCTGGATGCTGTACATCGCCGCCTTCCTGCTCGGTGCCGCCGAGACCCTCTACGACAGCGCGGCCAGAGCCATGCTCCCGGCCGTCATCGATCGCGATCAGCTGGAGACCGGGAACGGCCGGATGGAGGCCTCCGAAGTCGTCAGCCAGGAGTTCGTCGGCGCGCCGCTGGGCAGCGTGCTGTTCGTGCTGGTCGCCGCCGGGCCGTTCTTGGCCAACTCGGCGGGCTTCCTCCTCGCCGCGCTGCTGCTCGTCGCGCTGCCGGGTTCCTATCGGGCCAAGCCCGAGCCCGTCTCGAAGCCCCAACCCGTGGCCGGCATCGAGGCCGCCGCCGGGACCGGTCCTGCCTCGGAGACCGCTGCTGCGCGGGAACAGCCCGCTCAGACGGACGGGCAGGTCCAGGGCGCGACCAGGAGTCTGCGCAAGGAGATCGGCGAGGGTCTGCGGTGGCTCTGGAGCCATCGCCTGCTCCGCACCCTGATGCTGTTGACGGGGCTGGTCACCGTCGCCCTGGAGGCGTCGATGGCGATGGTGGTGCTGCTCGTCGTCGACGAGCTGAATCTGAGCGAGGCCGTCTTCGGACTCTTCGCGCTGGCGATGGGCCTCGGCGGCCTGCTGGCAGGTCTGCTGGCCGGGGCGGTCACCAGTCGACTGCCTAGGGCCGTCATCCTGGTGGCCAGCGTGGCCGTGACGGGTCTGAGTCTGCTGTTGGTCGGTGTGTTCCCCGTGCCGGTCTGGGCCGCCGTCATGCTGGCGGTCAGCGCGCTGTCCATCGTGCTGTTCAACGTGATCACGATGTCGCTGCGACAGGCGATCATTCCCGCGCACCTGTTCGGCCGCGTCCAGGGCGCCTGGCGGACCGTGGTCTGGGGGCTGATGCCCTTCGGCGGGCTGCTGGGTGGTCTGGTGGCCGCGATGGCCGGGCTCCGGGCGGTGTACCTGGTGAGCGGCATCGCCCAGCTGCTGATCGCGGCGGCGTTCTGGGTCCTGGTCCGCAGGCCCGACATCGATCTGGAGAACCTGCACTCGCCGACGGAGCCGGGGCCTGCGAGCGTTCGAACCGGCGGCGGACAGGACGAGACAGCGGAGGGCGTCGCGGGCGACGGGGCGGACTCGGGAGGGCAGCCGGCAGAGCGGAGATCATGA
- a CDS encoding methyltransferase domain-containing protein, translated as MNTADDVDTESLAACLRSRFIASLIDAGAIPDPRWQDAFRAIPRHRFVARFTAYGTQTVFDIARSDQRRAALDACYSNETLLTQQDAGGTPTSSSTEVTLMALMLDRLDISPGHRVLEIGTGTGYNTALLCHALGDESVTSIDIHPELVDKAVPALAEAGHHPVVVCGDGAGGVPERAPFDRIIATCGVLRVPQAWQRQLAPHGAILVNVGLGLARLVLRSDGSVTGPFISEAAFMRLRHDVSAPAVTTREILSMTTTGQGDSRVTDLPAALADRSFQVIVCWVLPTVEWVTILDPRVHVFVEPGSGSWVRAGSTDAGRAEILEHGPRSLWRELLAVAELWEGAGRPEPTRFGLTVAADGSHTLWLDRPDELFCELD; from the coding sequence ATGAACACAGCTGACGACGTCGACACCGAGAGTCTGGCCGCCTGCCTGCGCAGCCGCTTCATCGCGAGCCTCATCGACGCCGGGGCGATTCCCGATCCGCGCTGGCAGGATGCGTTTCGGGCGATACCGCGCCATCGGTTCGTCGCCCGATTCACCGCGTACGGCACCCAGACGGTGTTCGACATCGCACGTTCAGACCAGCGCCGCGCCGCGCTCGACGCCTGCTATTCCAACGAGACATTGTTGACTCAACAGGATGCTGGCGGCACCCCCACCAGCTCATCGACCGAGGTCACGCTGATGGCCCTCATGCTCGATCGGCTGGACATCAGCCCAGGCCATCGGGTCCTGGAGATCGGCACCGGGACCGGCTACAACACGGCGCTGCTCTGCCACGCACTCGGCGACGAGTCGGTGACCAGCATCGATATCCACCCCGAGCTGGTCGACAAGGCCGTCCCGGCGCTCGCCGAAGCGGGGCACCATCCGGTCGTCGTGTGCGGTGACGGCGCGGGAGGTGTTCCTGAGCGGGCGCCGTTCGACCGAATAATCGCCACGTGTGGTGTCCTCCGTGTTCCGCAGGCCTGGCAGCGGCAGCTCGCCCCGCACGGGGCGATCCTGGTGAACGTCGGGCTCGGCCTCGCGAGGCTGGTCCTCCGATCCGATGGCAGCGTCACCGGACCGTTCATCAGTGAAGCAGCCTTCATGCGCCTCCGTCACGACGTCTCCGCACCGGCCGTCACCACTCGCGAGATTCTCTCGATGACCACCACCGGGCAAGGCGATTCGAGGGTGACGGACCTCCCTGCCGCGTTGGCCGACCGATCGTTCCAGGTGATCGTGTGCTGGGTACTGCCCACCGTCGAGTGGGTGACCATTCTCGACCCGCGGGTTCACGTCTTCGTCGAGCCGGGCAGTGGTTCCTGGGTGCGTGCAGGGTCGACCGACGCGGGGCGCGCCGAGATACTCGAACACGGCCCGAGGAGTCTGTGGCGCGAGCTGCTCGCCGTCGCCGAACTGTGGGAGGGGGCCGGCCGGCCCGAGCCGACGCGGTTCGGGTTGACCGTCGCCGCCGACGGCAGCCACACGTTGTGGCTTGATCGACCGGATGAGCTGTTCTGCGAGCTGGACTGA
- a CDS encoding MvdC/MvdD family ATP grasp protein, whose protein sequence is MSGSVLVITRRFDPTADDVIVRLSARDVPILRLDLADFPREFRLSGRIASGCSGWSGRVSGTRRGVSLTEVGAVWYRKPSQFHVLDAMSRTEETWSIREARAGMGGILATLRCTWINHPHRNVIADQKPLQLVTADEVGLAIPETIITNDPVQARSFVAGQATGAVYKSLRGGPRSEGAGRWRCTRRR, encoded by the coding sequence GTGAGCGGTTCCGTCCTGGTGATCACCAGGAGGTTCGACCCGACGGCGGACGACGTGATCGTCCGCCTGTCCGCTCGAGACGTTCCCATTCTTCGTCTCGACCTTGCCGATTTCCCAAGGGAGTTCCGGTTGTCCGGACGTATCGCTTCGGGATGTTCCGGGTGGTCAGGCAGAGTCAGCGGGACCCGGCGTGGGGTCAGCCTGACCGAGGTGGGTGCTGTCTGGTATCGCAAGCCATCGCAGTTTCATGTGCTGGATGCGATGAGCCGTACTGAAGAGACGTGGTCGATCCGGGAGGCCAGAGCGGGGATGGGAGGCATACTGGCCACCCTGCGCTGCACCTGGATCAACCATCCGCATCGAAATGTGATCGCCGATCAGAAACCGCTTCAACTGGTCACCGCAGACGAGGTCGGGTTGGCGATTCCGGAGACGATCATCACGAACGACCCGGTCCAGGCTCGTTCCTTCGTTGCAGGGCAAGCGACAGGCGCCGTCTACAAGTCACTGCGCGGCGGGCCGCGGTCTGAGGGGGCAGGCCGGTGGCGCTGTACACGACGTCGGTGA
- the tgmA gene encoding putative ATP-grasp-modified RiPP — protein sequence MTTEREKKDMPTDVLVPTLFPAGPFRVGISSDMPSAARPFGLTMTTPLAGDDLTRLATVAYDEQRQVSVTADGTPLCDHPLAAVTTSARQTIQDMQEWPDYDPDD from the coding sequence GTGACCACAGAAAGAGAGAAGAAAGACATGCCTACTGATGTCCTGGTTCCGACCTTGTTTCCTGCCGGACCCTTCCGAGTAGGAATTTCATCCGACATGCCGTCGGCAGCCCGCCCGTTCGGTCTGACGATGACCACACCTTTGGCTGGTGATGATCTGACGCGACTCGCCACCGTCGCCTACGACGAGCAGCGTCAGGTGAGCGTCACCGCCGACGGCACACCATTGTGTGATCATCCGCTTGCCGCCGTGACCACCAGTGCCCGTCAGACGATTCAGGACATGCAGGAATGGCCTGACTATGACCCCGACGACTGA